The Rhodothermia bacterium genome has a segment encoding these proteins:
- a CDS encoding Smr/MutS family protein produces MKLYPKNITNKLGFDLLQQKLDAYTQSRMGQERVEEMQPSSALSVVKHGLRQVSEAQAVLTFDDALPLTSLPDVREVVRFILPEGAFMQPEALLGVGHILGNTRRLKSYLDARRSKYPALHEIANDLQPQKNVERRIGDTVDDTGQIKDDASPELRRIRRRILRIQGELRSRVMSELRRAEKEGFAADDQPTIRNGRLVIPVKAEAKRKITGFLHDVSATGHTAYIEPAAVMELNNDLRELETEERREIERILQAVCAELRTVAPDILNNVEALGLLDFILAKAKLANALGGMVPHVNDRGVFKLKKAKNPMLILRYDQAKKEIVPLDLTLGEQFRSLIITGPNAGGKSVAMKTVGLLALMVAHGIPIPCNGDASDVCLFTGIYADIGDEQSIENDLSTFSSHLTHLRHMLADADGGTLILIDEAGTGTDPAEGAALSQAMLEHFHKVNATVIVTTHHGALKVFAHETQGIENGAMSFDEANITPTYRLQTGIPGSSYAFEMAERLQLPPETIVRARNLMGTQQASFENLLHDFARKNEHLTEQLKALDAEKAGLEASRKKFEERRLHLEQVKDQIRKDALNEAQKVLNQANAEVERTIREIREAQAEAERTKVARQQLEATKDLVKKYQLNLEKRTKAREEQHEAQRQQEVQRQQGAKTTPQKKEQKPIKEASSTICVGDQVVVGEGTTPAEVLEIVGKNALVAQGSMKVKAKLNQLRKVAGPRKQTVTVRHQYSPSDVLSVGRARVHLDIRGQRVEDAKITVTQFLDDAIAANLNRVEILHGTGTGALRMVLKEMLAHYEGVTRFEEAPWDLGGPGVTYVWLA; encoded by the coding sequence ATGAAACTATATCCGAAGAACATCACAAATAAACTTGGGTTCGATCTTCTCCAACAAAAATTGGATGCTTATACCCAAAGCCGTATGGGGCAAGAACGGGTTGAGGAAATGCAACCGTCTTCCGCCCTTTCGGTGGTGAAGCACGGTTTACGACAAGTCTCTGAAGCACAAGCTGTCCTCACGTTTGATGATGCGCTACCGCTCACGTCCTTACCAGATGTTCGTGAAGTGGTGCGCTTCATCTTGCCCGAAGGGGCTTTCATGCAGCCAGAAGCCCTGCTTGGGGTTGGTCATATTTTGGGCAATACCCGTCGGCTTAAGTCCTATCTTGATGCGCGGCGGAGCAAATATCCGGCATTGCACGAAATTGCCAACGACCTCCAACCACAAAAAAATGTGGAACGACGAATTGGCGACACCGTGGACGATACCGGACAGATTAAGGACGATGCATCACCAGAGTTGCGACGGATTAGAAGGCGTATTTTGCGCATACAAGGGGAATTACGTTCGCGGGTGATGTCCGAACTCCGACGGGCAGAAAAAGAAGGTTTCGCCGCCGATGACCAGCCTACCATTCGGAATGGACGTCTGGTTATCCCCGTCAAAGCAGAGGCAAAACGCAAAATTACGGGCTTCTTACATGATGTCTCGGCGACCGGACATACCGCTTATATTGAACCTGCGGCGGTGATGGAACTCAACAACGACCTGCGCGAGTTGGAAACCGAGGAAAGGCGTGAAATTGAACGCATCCTCCAAGCCGTATGTGCCGAACTCCGCACCGTTGCACCTGACATCTTGAACAATGTGGAAGCCTTAGGTTTACTCGATTTTATCTTGGCGAAAGCAAAATTGGCCAATGCCTTGGGTGGAATGGTTCCGCACGTAAATGATCGCGGGGTATTTAAGCTGAAGAAAGCCAAAAATCCCATGCTGATCCTGCGATATGACCAAGCAAAAAAGGAAATTGTGCCTTTAGACCTCACGTTGGGAGAACAGTTCAGGTCGTTGATCATTACGGGGCCAAATGCAGGCGGGAAATCTGTTGCCATGAAAACCGTGGGCCTGCTTGCCCTGATGGTGGCACATGGAATCCCGATCCCATGCAACGGGGATGCCTCCGATGTCTGTTTGTTTACAGGGATTTATGCAGATATTGGCGACGAACAAAGCATCGAAAACGATTTGTCCACGTTTAGCTCCCACCTCACACACCTACGCCATATGCTGGCAGATGCAGATGGGGGAACCTTGATTTTAATTGATGAAGCCGGAACCGGAACCGATCCGGCGGAGGGCGCGGCACTTTCTCAGGCAATGCTGGAACATTTCCACAAGGTGAATGCCACCGTGATCGTTACAACGCATCATGGTGCGCTCAAGGTTTTTGCGCATGAAACCCAAGGCATCGAAAACGGTGCGATGAGTTTCGACGAGGCGAATATTACGCCTACTTATCGGCTGCAAACAGGTATCCCCGGCTCGTCTTATGCCTTTGAAATGGCCGAACGCCTGCAACTGCCACCAGAAACGATTGTACGTGCCCGTAACCTGATGGGCACACAACAAGCCTCTTTTGAAAACCTGTTGCACGACTTCGCCCGAAAAAACGAGCACCTAACAGAGCAACTCAAAGCGCTTGATGCGGAAAAAGCGGGACTCGAAGCCAGCCGGAAGAAGTTTGAGGAACGGAGGCTACATCTGGAACAAGTGAAAGACCAAATCCGAAAAGATGCCCTAAACGAAGCACAAAAGGTCTTGAACCAAGCCAATGCAGAGGTGGAACGTACCATCCGCGAAATCCGAGAAGCCCAAGCTGAAGCTGAACGTACCAAGGTCGCGCGCCAGCAGTTGGAGGCAACCAAAGACCTCGTCAAAAAGTATCAACTCAATTTGGAAAAACGTACCAAAGCCAGAGAAGAACAACATGAGGCACAAAGACAACAAGAAGTGCAAAGACAACAAGGGGCAAAGACAACACCACAAAAAAAAGAGCAAAAACCAATTAAGGAAGCCTCAAGCACCATCTGCGTAGGGGATCAAGTGGTTGTTGGCGAAGGCACAACACCTGCTGAAGTCTTAGAGATCGTAGGCAAAAATGCGTTGGTTGCGCAAGGTTCTATGAAAGTCAAAGCTAAACTGAACCAACTCCGCAAAGTCGCTGGCCCAAGGAAACAAACGGTCACGGTTCGTCATCAATATTCCCCATCCGACGTTCTTTCCGTTGGACGTGCCCGCGTTCATTTAGACATTCGCGGCCAGCGGGTAGAGGATGCCAAAATTACCGTTACCCAGTTTTTGGATGATGCCATTGCTGCA
- a CDS encoding phosphoribosylanthranilate isomerase, giving the protein MKLKICGLTNLPDARYCAATNADFLGFIRYPKSPRYVSEADAKEIIAWIGGPETVGVYVNEPPETINEEATHIGFTYIQLSGDESPEDCAKIHLPVIKGFRVAEGETALRLRLRMEPFRPYVAYFLLDTHRKNEYGGTGEVFDWAIARELAKDFPLFLAGGLSHRNAHQAAESVRPFGLDVSSRLEEQPGRKDLDKVDAFMEVWASIQNEAR; this is encoded by the coding sequence ATGAAACTCAAAATCTGCGGTTTGACCAACCTACCCGATGCACGCTATTGTGCCGCTACGAATGCCGACTTTCTCGGATTTATTCGTTATCCAAAAAGCCCAAGGTATGTGTCGGAGGCCGATGCCAAAGAAATCATTGCATGGATAGGTGGCCCGGAAACGGTGGGCGTTTATGTGAATGAACCCCCAGAAACCATTAACGAAGAAGCCACCCATATCGGGTTTACCTATATCCAACTTAGCGGTGACGAATCCCCCGAAGACTGTGCCAAAATACACCTGCCCGTCATCAAAGGATTTCGTGTGGCCGAGGGTGAAACAGCATTGCGCTTGCGGCTGAGGATGGAACCTTTCCGGCCATATGTTGCCTATTTCCTATTGGATACCCACCGAAAGAATGAATATGGCGGTACAGGCGAGGTGTTCGACTGGGCGATTGCACGAGAGCTGGCCAAAGACTTCCCACTCTTCTTAGCGGGTGGCCTTTCGCACAGAAACGCCCACCAAGCAGCGGAATCCGTCCGTCCATTTGGATTGGATGTCTCTTCCCGCCTCGAAGAACAGCCCGGAAGGAAGGACTTGGATAAAGTGGATGCGTTTATGGAGGTCTGGGCATCTATCCAAAATGAAGCCCGTTAA
- the trpC gene encoding indole-3-glycerol phosphate synthase TrpC, translating into MSILNRIIEDTRLLVETRKQRIPASDLERSSHFSAPTLSLVKALRKPHLTVIAEIKKASPSKGLIRAEFPVQELALSYKHGRADAISVLTEPKYFLGSPEFLKQVRRTVDLPLLRKDFVIDPYQLLEARAWGADAVLLIATVLDPQELYDLHQMANELGLSCLVEVHDPKELDTLDLDQVKVMGVNNRNLHNFSVDLNQSLRVFAHVPSSIVRVAESGLKTPKDLAYLRQNGIDAVLIGETFMRANDPGEALQELLQETNHLLQATNHV; encoded by the coding sequence ATGAGTATATTAAACCGCATTATTGAAGATACCCGTTTGTTGGTCGAAACACGGAAACAACGTATTCCAGCAAGCGATTTGGAACGAAGTTCGCATTTTTCCGCCCCCACCTTATCGCTGGTCAAAGCACTCCGGAAGCCCCACCTTACGGTAATTGCCGAGATCAAAAAGGCATCACCCTCAAAAGGACTTATCCGCGCCGAGTTCCCTGTTCAGGAATTGGCCTTGTCGTATAAACATGGGAGGGCAGATGCGATTTCGGTTTTAACCGAGCCGAAATATTTTCTTGGCTCGCCTGAATTTCTCAAACAGGTGCGAAGGACGGTGGACCTACCTCTGCTGCGCAAGGACTTTGTGATTGATCCTTACCAACTACTGGAGGCCCGTGCCTGGGGGGCAGATGCCGTTTTGCTGATTGCGACGGTGCTAGATCCCCAAGAGCTATACGACCTTCACCAAATGGCAAACGAACTTGGGCTTTCTTGTCTGGTAGAAGTTCATGACCCTAAAGAGTTGGATACCTTGGACTTAGATCAAGTAAAAGTGATGGGTGTAAACAACCGCAATCTACATAATTTTTCGGTGGATCTCAATCAAAGTCTTCGTGTTTTTGCACATGTTCCGTCCTCCATTGTTCGCGTAGCTGAGAGCGGGTTAAAAACGCCCAAAGACTTGGCTTATCTGCGGCAAAACGGGATAGATGCTGTGTTGATCGGGGAGACCTTTATGCGGGCCAATGACCCCGGTGAAGCCCTGCAAGAACTCCTCCAAGAAACGAATCACCTCCTCCAAGCCACGAACCACGTATGA
- a CDS encoding squalene/phytoene synthase family protein, whose product MMPQMNNAHIWQEFQRHSRTFSMASRFLPSEIRMPVATLYLYCRQIDNIADELALTAGKEKALLALTEVAENVAAVFEGKPPRHPFWERLAEIHQRYELSSPPMFELIEGARWDLTDRRIDNEDDLLAYANLVAGCVGAMMLPFLAEEKEDRATLLPTARALGNAMQLTNIIRDVGDDFKSLRRIYIPATWMDDFEVTPSDLMGEDIPSGYPLLMERLMQMAEELYIEGFKGIHRLPRRVRGGIRMAARFYREIMNEVRRNGYNNLSKRAYVPKQRKMRLILDNDYYRRRDAMLPQNMHNRVYPPTLSMT is encoded by the coding sequence ATGATGCCACAGATGAACAACGCCCATATTTGGCAGGAGTTTCAACGACATTCCCGCACTTTTTCGATGGCAAGCCGCTTTTTGCCGTCGGAAATTAGAATGCCGGTGGCCACTTTATACCTGTATTGTAGGCAAATTGACAATATCGCAGACGAATTGGCATTGACAGCGGGTAAAGAAAAGGCCCTCTTGGCATTGACGGAAGTAGCAGAAAACGTCGCGGCGGTTTTTGAAGGCAAGCCACCAAGGCATCCTTTTTGGGAGCGTTTGGCTGAAATCCATCAGAGGTATGAGCTTTCTTCTCCACCGATGTTTGAGTTGATCGAAGGGGCAAGATGGGACTTAACCGATCGCCGCATAGATAATGAAGACGATTTGTTGGCGTATGCAAACTTAGTTGCAGGCTGTGTGGGTGCAATGATGCTCCCTTTTTTGGCTGAAGAAAAGGAGGATCGGGCAACTTTATTGCCAACCGCCCGGGCTTTAGGAAATGCCATGCAACTCACCAATATCATCCGAGATGTTGGGGATGACTTTAAGTCGTTACGGCGCATCTACATTCCAGCCACATGGATGGATGACTTTGAAGTTACGCCCAGCGATTTAATGGGGGAAGACATTCCATCCGGCTATCCATTGCTGATGGAACGTCTTATGCAAATGGCAGAAGAACTGTATATTGAAGGATTTAAAGGGATACATCGCCTGCCGAGACGTGTCCGAGGTGGTATTCGGATGGCGGCACGGTTTTATCGGGAGATTATGAACGAAGTACGGAGAAATGGGTACAACAATTTATCCAAGCGAGCTTATGTACCTAAGCAGCGCAAAATGCGACTGATCCTAGACAATGATTATTACCGTCGTAGAGATGCCATGCTGCCACAAAATATGCACAACAGAGTCTATCCTCCAACCCTCTCCATGACATGA
- a CDS encoding carotenoid biosynthesis protein — MSILEKKMTTNPYTQDRFFRWTVIAFLGTIGFSLVGMLLLYIPPVTAFFAPVLSWLIKIPTWIYMLLMPITVWLLYLPHLGLRKSLFFLAWAVFVGTIMELLGTATGFPFGKYFYTDLLGPKIMDLVPYFIPPAWYAMGLLSFDLATRLGHTGMQRVLTSSLFMVLWDFSLDPAMSYAQTFWVFPEGGFFFGMPPENWLGWFVSALIIMLGFEYLGRGIHPTLTPWVPRLWFLNAAFPFLVSLVSLKIAAFWFGLFASILPLLAVWAYEHSSTLKEPDIS; from the coding sequence ATGAGTATTTTGGAGAAAAAAATGACGACCAATCCCTACACTCAAGATCGCTTTTTTCGGTGGACGGTTATCGCCTTTTTGGGAACCATTGGCTTTAGTCTTGTGGGCATGTTGTTGCTATACATACCGCCCGTTACTGCTTTTTTCGCCCCGGTCTTGTCTTGGCTCATTAAAATCCCTACTTGGATATACATGCTGCTCATGCCCATAACGGTTTGGTTGTTGTACCTACCGCATTTGGGGCTGCGTAAGTCACTCTTTTTTTTGGCTTGGGCGGTATTTGTCGGAACAATCATGGAACTTTTGGGGACGGCTACGGGCTTTCCATTCGGAAAATACTTCTATACCGATCTACTTGGGCCTAAAATAATGGATTTGGTTCCTTATTTCATTCCACCTGCATGGTATGCGATGGGTCTTTTGTCTTTCGACTTGGCCACACGGCTTGGCCACACGGGGATGCAGCGGGTTTTAACATCCTCTTTGTTTATGGTCTTGTGGGATTTTAGCCTTGATCCGGCCATGAGTTATGCGCAAACGTTTTGGGTATTCCCCGAAGGCGGCTTTTTCTTTGGGATGCCGCCCGAAAACTGGCTTGGTTGGTTTGTATCTGCACTCATCATTATGCTTGGATTCGAGTATTTGGGGCGTGGCATCCATCCTACGCTTACACCTTGGGTTCCGCGGCTTTGGTTTTTAAATGCAGCTTTTCCGTTTTTGGTCTCGCTTGTTTCGCTTAAGATTGCGGCTTTTTGGTTTGGCTTATTCGCTTCCATCCTCCCTCTTTTGGCCGTTTGGGCTTATGAACATTCCTCCACCCTGAAAGAGCCTGACATATCATGA
- a CDS encoding WbqC family protein yields the protein MNTTTERIDMMPHVAMCLPEYFPRISYFTTLLHTNKVILADSFQYSRQSHQNRTPIRTDAGTAWLSIPVRYRFGDPIHAVTFEPTQAEWREQHLKTLRNHYRASAMFDYYEASLTAFFEQAFLSLAQLNAASVKWLCAMIEHEIEIEQMSEWESPPKSLVELAQIWEKPLLTTQEAAPFVAKSGFSVYYPHQETVAYRQTYTGFYPDLSLLDLLFNYGPEALVFLRGVELKTL from the coding sequence ATGAATACAACCACTGAACGAATTGACATGATGCCACATGTTGCCATGTGCCTCCCTGAGTACTTCCCACGAATTTCTTACTTTACCACGTTGCTACACACAAATAAGGTCATTCTTGCAGATTCTTTTCAGTATAGCCGACAGTCTCACCAAAACCGCACCCCGATTCGTACCGATGCTGGAACCGCATGGCTTTCTATCCCCGTTCGCTACCGCTTCGGTGACCCTATCCATGCTGTAACGTTCGAACCAACTCAGGCCGAATGGCGCGAACAGCACCTCAAAACCCTACGGAATCACTATCGAGCATCGGCGATGTTTGATTACTACGAAGCCTCTTTGACCGCTTTTTTTGAACAAGCATTTTTGTCCTTGGCACAACTTAACGCGGCATCTGTGAAGTGGCTATGCGCGATGATTGAGCATGAGATAGAAATTGAGCAGATGTCTGAATGGGAATCCCCGCCGAAAAGCCTTGTAGAACTTGCACAAATTTGGGAGAAACCGCTCTTAACCACACAAGAGGCGGCACCATTTGTGGCAAAATCCGGTTTCTCTGTGTATTACCCCCACCAAGAAACCGTGGCTTACCGTCAGACCTACACAGGATTTTATCCAGACCTAAGCCTTTTGGATCTGCTGTTTAATTATGGGCCAGAAGCCCTCGTCTTCCTAAGAGGGGTTGAACTAAAAACCTTGTAA
- a CDS encoding SH3 domain-containing protein translates to MYKYLFLCFLFAGSIQAQNQMIVTGSNIRVRQTADVSALEVGKLTLGAIVTQKGKSASKTTIGGKSDFWYQISSPNLSGWVFGGFLKPYTTSQKNLIYTELIRSRLSVEATNFLDEADLVVFTERAIREVKAPQLLGELEMSRLLAIQRAAKLMMMDTETGAYPEPYKTWVLRHEGKSLFYDEISAQYLLSTKDFWALATKYKNAAIGERIAWEASLVPLGGECEGDLSCNLGSLDLTVGEYLRRYPKGAHVREALNQISEWLTSLMQIDESMADEFFYPGQRKDFLPNYNALRRAVNGTINPIKAEVLDLLTQLDKKVK, encoded by the coding sequence ATGTATAAGTATTTGTTTTTATGCTTCTTATTTGCAGGAAGTATTCAAGCCCAAAACCAAATGATTGTTACGGGTTCCAATATTCGTGTACGACAGACAGCAGATGTTAGCGCACTGGAAGTGGGGAAACTAACCCTTGGCGCGATCGTCACCCAAAAAGGAAAATCGGCATCGAAGACCACCATAGGCGGTAAATCGGATTTTTGGTACCAAATCTCATCGCCCAATTTATCCGGTTGGGTTTTTGGAGGCTTTCTAAAACCCTATACTACCTCCCAAAAAAACCTTATCTACACGGAACTTATCCGGTCGAGGTTGTCTGTTGAAGCAACTAACTTTTTAGACGAGGCGGACTTGGTTGTTTTTACCGAAAGGGCCATACGCGAGGTTAAAGCACCACAACTTTTGGGCGAATTAGAAATGAGCCGCTTGCTGGCCATACAACGTGCTGCAAAGTTGATGATGATGGATACAGAGACAGGAGCCTACCCAGAACCTTATAAGACATGGGTATTGCGTCATGAAGGTAAATCGTTATTTTATGACGAAATTTCGGCACAGTACCTGCTGAGTACCAAGGACTTTTGGGCTTTGGCCACCAAATACAAAAATGCGGCAATCGGCGAGCGCATCGCATGGGAAGCCTCATTGGTTCCATTGGGTGGTGAGTGTGAAGGCGACCTGTCGTGTAATTTAGGCTCGTTAGACCTCACGGTTGGCGAGTATTTGCGCCGTTATCCCAAAGGGGCGCATGTCAGAGAAGCCCTTAACCAAATTTCCGAGTGGCTAACCAGTTTGATGCAGATAGACGAATCTATGGCGGATGAATTTTTCTATCCGGGGCAAAGGAAAGACTTTTTACCAAACTACAATGCACTACGGCGGGCGGTAAACGGAACCATCAATCCGATAAAAGCGGAGGTTTTAGACCTTCTTACCCAATTGGATAAGAAAGTAAAGTAA
- a CDS encoding 1-acyl-sn-glycerol-3-phosphate acyltransferase, whose product MTRSLLGRFWSSAMRKALDKAIERVVLMDEENLPNQPTIFYLNHHTHFDGHLIWLMIFQIRRNQGLVWMERWDEYPFLGLLGALPFPKDQPKARVQTLHRTIALLNKHPDWDFYIFPEGIQHPPEEGIMAFSPKILHRLSRELPQYVFCPVAIRVTWWSGERPTLLMKIGTPHSKPDGQEAQRLQNLLDDLAKPRTGTVRKLMEKPIRCKMGFGWMRRFFRDYPK is encoded by the coding sequence ATGACCAGGTCGCTATTGGGTCGTTTTTGGAGTTCGGCCATGCGTAAGGCATTAGACAAAGCGATCGAAAGGGTGGTTTTGATGGACGAGGAAAACTTGCCGAACCAACCAACCATTTTTTATCTAAACCATCACACGCATTTTGACGGCCACCTCATTTGGCTGATGATCTTTCAAATCCGACGAAACCAAGGCTTGGTTTGGATGGAGCGTTGGGATGAATACCCGTTCTTGGGGCTGCTTGGCGCATTACCTTTCCCCAAAGACCAGCCTAAAGCGCGTGTGCAAACCCTACATCGTACCATCGCACTGCTAAATAAACATCCCGATTGGGATTTTTATATTTTCCCAGAGGGCATCCAACATCCACCAGAAGAAGGGATTATGGCGTTTTCCCCAAAAATTCTACATCGGCTTTCGCGAGAATTACCCCAATATGTATTCTGTCCGGTTGCTATTCGGGTAACGTGGTGGTCTGGCGAGCGGCCAACATTGCTCATGAAAATCGGAACACCACATTCCAAACCGGATGGCCAAGAGGCCCAACGGCTCCAAAACCTGCTCGACGATTTGGCGAAGCCACGAACGGGTACGGTTCGGAAACTTATGGAAAAACCGATTCGCTGCAAAATGGGTTTTGGCTGGATGCGCCGCTTCTTCCGCGATTACCCCAAATAA